Proteins found in one Tamandua tetradactyla isolate mTamTet1 chromosome 3, mTamTet1.pri, whole genome shotgun sequence genomic segment:
- the LOC143676153 gene encoding olfactory receptor 7A5-like has product MEPGNETQILEFHLLGFSEETELQPFLFGLFLSMYLVTIIGNLLIILATISDSHLHTPMYFFLSNLSFADTCLSSITVPKILVNIQTQRKVISYAGCLTQMFFFLLFAALEDFLLTVMAYDRYMAICHPLHYTVTMNPRLCVLLVLGSWIISVLYALLQNLLVFQLSFCAPFEIPHFFCELNQMVQLACSDTFLDDMVMYIVAGLLGGGPFIGIIFSYSKIVSSIHVISSALGKYKAFSTCASHLTVVSLFYCTSVGVYTSSFAMHSAHASAPASVMYSVLIPMFNPFIYSLRNKDIKRALKKFLTVKP; this is encoded by the coding sequence ATGGAACCAGGAAATGAAACACAAATTCTAGAATTTCATCTTCTGGGATTTTCTGAGGAAACAGAATTGCAGCCCTTCCTCTTTGGGCTCTTCCTGTCCATGTACCTGGTCACAATCATTGGGAATCTACTCATCATCCTGGCCACCATCTCTGACTCTCAcctccacacacccatgtatttcttcctctccaacctgTCCTTTGCTGACACCTGTTTATCTTCCATCACTGTCCCAAAGATATTGGTGAacattcagacacagagaaaagtAATTTCTTATGCTGGTTGCCTCACACAGATgttctttttcttactctttgcAGCATTGGAGGACTTCCTCCTGactgtgatggcctatgaccgttacatggccatctgtcacccCCTGCATTACACAGTCACCATGAACCCCAGGCTCTGTGTCCTGCTGGTTCTGGGGTCCTGGATCATAAGTGTCCTGTATGCTTTGTTACAAAACCTACTGGTGTTTCAGCTGTCCTTTTGTGCACCATTTGAAATTCCCCATTTTTTCTGTGAACTTAATCAGATGGTCCAACTTGCTTGTTCTGACACCTTCCTAGATGACATGGTGATGTATATTGTAGCTGGGCTATTGGGTGGAGGGCCATTCATTGGCATCATTTTCTCCTATTCAAAGATTGTTTCCTCCATACATGTAATCTCCTCAGCTCTGGGgaaatataaagcattttccaCCTGTGCATCTCACCTCACAGTTGTCTCTTTATTTTACTGTACTAGTGTAGGTGTGTATACAAGTTCTTTTGCTATGCATAGTGCCCATGCAAGTGCGCCAGCCTCAGTGATGTATTCTGTGTTGATACCCATGTTCAATCCTTTCATCTACAGTTTGAGGAATAAAGACATTAAGCGGGCTCTGAAAAAATTCCTTACTGTAAAGCCATAA